In Xanthomonas campestris pv. phormiicola, the DNA window GACATCGCCATCGCCGCGTCCGACGCACGCGAACGCATCGATGCGATCCGCGCCGACCTGCCCAGCGACCTGCAGCGCTACCACGTGTTCAAGTGGTCCAGCAGCGACGAGCCGGTGCTGAAGGTGCGCCTGGCCGGCGCGGCCGACCTGACCGGCGCCTACGACATGCTCGACCGCGAGTTCAAGCGGCGCCTGGAACGCATTCCCGGCGTGGCCAAGGTGGAGGTGTCCGGCGCGCCGCCGAACGAAGTGGAGATCGCGATCGCGCCGGACCGGCTCAGCGCGCACAACCTCAGCCTCAACGATCTCAGCGAGCGCCTGGGCAAGCTCAATTTCTCGCTGTCGGCCGGGCAGATCGACGACCATGGGCAGCGCCTGCGGGTGCAGCCGGTCGGCGAGCTGCGCGACCTGCAGGAACTGCGCGACCTGGTCATCGACAACAAGGGCCTGCGCCTGGGCGACATCGCCGAGATCCGGCTGAAGCCGACCCGGATGAACTACGGCCGGCGCCTGGACGGGCGCCCAGCGGTGGGCCTGGACGTGTACAAGGAACGCAGCGCCAACCTGGTCGAGGTGTCGCGCGCGGTGCTGGCCGATGTGGAGCAGATCCGCACCCAGCCGGCGCTCAGCGACGTGCAGGTCAAGGTCATCGACAACCAGGGCAAGGCGGTGACCTCGTCGCTGAGCGAACTGGCCGAGGCCGGCGGGGTCGGCCTGCTGCTGTCGGTGACGGTGCTGTTCTTCTTCCTGCGCCACTGGCCCTCGACGCTGATGGTGACCCTGGCGATCCCGATCTGCTTCACCATCACCCTGGGCTTCATGTATTTCGCCGGGGTCACCCTCAACATCCTGACCATGATGGGCCTGCTGCTGGCGGTGGGCATGCTGGTGGACAACGCGGTGGTGGTGGTGGAGAGCATCTACCAGGAACGCGAGCGCATGCCGGACCAGCCGCAGCTGGCCTCGATCGTCGGCACCCGCAACGTGGCCATCGCGCTGTCGGCCGGCACCCTGTGCCACTGCATCGTGTTCGTGCCGAACCTGTTCGGCGAGACCAACAACATCAGCATCTTCATGGCGCAGATCGCGATCACCATCTCGGTGTCGCTGCTGGCCTCGTGGCTGGTGGCGGTGAGCCTGATCCCGATGCTGTCCGCGCGCATGCGCACCCCGGCGCTGGTGCGCTCCGAGCGCGGCCTGATCCCGCGCCTGCAGCGCCGCTACGCGCGCGTGCTGCGCTGGTCGCTGGCCCATCGCGGCTGGAGCGTGGCTGCGATCGCGCTGATCACCGCGCTCAGCGTGCTGCCGATGCTGCAGACCAAGAAGGACATGTTCGGCGGCGACGGCGGCGAGCAGATCTTCATCGGCTACCAGTGGAAGGGCTCCTACACGCGCGAGCAGCTGTCCACCGAGGTCGCCAAGCTCGAACGCTTCATCGACGCGCGCCGCCAGCGCTACCACGTCACCCAGGTGTATTCGTGGTTCAGCGAAGTGGAAGGCAGCAGCACCACGCTGACCGTGGACCTTAAAAAGGTTCACGATCTACAGGCGCTGATCGAGCAGATCCGCAAGGAGCTGCCGCGCTCGGCGCTGGCCGACTACAGCGTCGGCAGCAATGGCAACGGCAATGGGCAGGGCAGCGGCGCGCAGAGCGTGCAGGTGCAACTGGTCGGCGATTCCACCCAGGCGCTGCGCGCGATCGCCGACGACGTGCTGCCGCTGCTGGCGCGGCGCAAGGAATTGCGCGACGTGCGCGTGGACACCGGCGACCGCACCACCGAGCTGGCGGTGCGGGTGGATCGCGACCGCGCCTCGGCGTTCGGCTTCAATGCCGAGCAGGTCGCCAGCTTCGTCGGCCTGGCGCTGCGCGGCGCCTCGCTGCGCGAGTTCCGCCGCGGCGACACCGAGGTGCCGGTGTGGGTCCGCTTCGCCGGCGCCGAGGAGACCACGCCCGAGGACCTGGACAGCTTCAATGTGCGCACCAAGGACGGGCGCAGCGTGCCGCTGCTGAGCCTGGTCGACGTGCAGACGCGGCCGGCGGCGACCCAGATCGGGCGCACCAACCGCCAGACCACGCTGACCATCACCGCCAACCTCGGGGTCAAGGTCACCCCGGCCGAGGCCAAGCAGGCGATGGAGGACACGCTCAAGGGCGTCGGCTTCCCGGCCGGCTACCACTACAGCTTCGACGGGGCCGATGGCCAGGACGAGGACAAGGCCGGCCAGCAGATGCTGTTCAACCTGCTGATCGCGCTGCTGATGATCTACGTGGTGATGGCCGCGGTGTTCGAATCGCTGCTGTTCCCGGCGGCGATCATGAGCGGCGTGCTGTTCTCGATCTTCGGCGTGTTCTGGCTGTTCTGGATCACCGGCACCAACTTCGGGATCATGGCCTTCATCGGCATCCTGGTGCTGATGGGGGTGGTGGTGAACAACGGCATCGTGATGATCGAGCACATCAACAACCTGCGCCGGCGCGGAATGGGCCGCACCGAGGCGCTGGTGGAAGGGTCGCGCGAGCGCTTGCGGCCGATCATGATGACCATGGGCACCGCGATCCTGGCGATGGTGCCGATCTCGCTGACCACCACGCAGATGTTCGGCGACGGCCCGGCCTACTACCCGATGGCGCGCGCGATCGCCGGCGGCCTGGCGTTCTCCACCGTGGTCAGCCTGCTGTTCCTGCCGACCATCTACGCCATCCTCGACGACCTCAGCGGCGGCGTGGCGCACCTGGTGCGCCGTGCCCGCGGCGGCCGCGGCGTGCCGGCGCCGCAGCTGTCCTGACGAAGGCGACGGAATGGCAGGCGCACTCGTCGCCTGCCGCATCGCGCGGAAAAACCTGTGGGAGGGGCTTCAGCCCCGACGCCTTACCGATAAGGCGTCGGGGCTGAAGCCCTTCCCACAGTGTTTAACGACATGGTGGTCACGCGATGGGGCAGGGCGCATGGCCCTGCCGCCGCGGCGCGCTAGCTCAACCGGCCAGCTTGCCGAAGATGCGGAATCCCGCCAGCCACACCCCGAGCATGCTGCCGAGGTTGGTCAGCAGGAAGGTCAGCACCACCCGCGAGACGCGGTTGCGGTACCAGCCGCGCAGGTTCTGCGCGTCGTCGCGCAGCGCCAGGAAGTCGCCGTACGCCGGCTTGCGCATGTGCACCTCGACCAGCGCGCTGAACGCACCGGCCGGCACGCCGGGCCGGAACGGCTTCAGCGGCGCGGCGATGGCGCCGGCGACGATGCTCAGCGGATGCCCGCCGGCCAGCAGGCAGCCCAGCCCGGCCAGGCCGCCGGTGAACAGCACCCACTGCAGCAGCAGGTCGGTGCCCAGCGCGAAGCCGCCACGCCAGTAGCCCCAGGCCACGCCGCCCAGCACCAGCGCGGTCAGGGTCAGGGTGATCCACGGAACCTTTTTCTTGGTCGGCACGTCTTCCAGCGCCTTGCGCAGCGTGGCCGGATCGTCCTGGTCGTCCTGCAGGTGCCTGGCCAGGCCGGCCAGATGGCCGGCACCGACCACGGCCAGCACGTCGCGGACGTCCTCGGCGCGTGCGCTGTGGAGAGGGTCCGGGGGCGCGACCGGGGTCTGGCTGGGCGCGGCCCGCTGCGCGTGTTCCTCGCGCAGGCGCGTGGCCATGTAGCGGTCGCGCTCGGCGATGATGGTGTCGTACAGCGCCGGGCTTTCGCTGGCGAAGTCGCCGAAGCTGGCTTCGAGCATGTCGCCCTGCTTGAGCTTCTCGATCTCCGCCTCGCCGACCTCGTCGGAGGCGAACAGGCCGCCGAGCAGGCCGCTGCCGAGCTTGAGCTTGCCGAAGAAGCCGAGCCGGCCGGAAGCGCGCTTGAAGGTCAGCCCGACCTCGCGGTCGATCAGGTACACCGGCAACTGCCGCTCGCGCGCCAGCAGCACCGCGCGCTTGAGTTCGGCGCCCGGTTCGATGCCCAACTGCTCGGCCAGGCGCCGCTGGTAGGCGGCCAGTGCCAGGTTCGCCGCGAACAGCGCCACCCGGCCCTTGCGGATCACCTGCACCAGGTCCAGCTTGGTCAGCGCGTCCGGGTCGGTCAGCGCCTGCAGCCGTTGCGGGTCCAGTTCCACCGCGACCGCATCGAAACGGCCGCTGTCGATCGCCCGTTCCACGGCGGCGACGCTGGCCAGCGACACATGCGCGGTGCCGAGCAGGGTGTAGCGCACGCCATCGCGCTCGACGATGCGGTACGGCTGGCCGGCGAACAGGGCGTCGTCGCCGGCCTGGGAAAGTTCGTTCATTCCATCACTCATCGGAGGGCGCCTGATCGGCGCCGGGGTGCAGCGGTCCTTGCCTCTGCCGCAGGTGCAGCGCGTCAGTCGATATAGCGCTTCAGCAGATCGCCATAGGCGTCGATGCGGCGGTCGCGCAGGAACGGCCAGATCCGCCGCACGTGCTCGCTGCGCTGCAGGTCCACGTCGCAGACCAGCACGGTCGGTTCGGCGCCGGCTTCGGCGATGAACTCGCCCTGCGGGCCGAGCACGTGGCTGTTGCCCCAGAACTGGATGCCGGCCGCGCCCACCACGCCATCGGCGGCCAGCGGCGAGGCTTCGTGGCCGACCCGGTTGCAGCTGAGCACCGGCACGCCGTTGGCCACGGCATGGCCGCGATGGCTGAGGATCCAGGCGTCGCGCTGGCGTTCCTGCTCGGCCTGCGTGTCGCTGGGGTCCCAGCCGATCGCGGTCGGATACAGCAGCAGTTCGGCGCCGGCCAGCGCCATCAGCCGCGCCGCTTCCGGATACCACTGGTCCCAGCACACCAGCACGCCGAGACGGCCGACCGAGGTCTGGATCGGGGTGAAGCCGAGATCGCCCGGGGTGAAGTAGAACTTCTCGTAGAAGCCAGGATCGTCCGGAATATGCATCTTGCGGTACTTGCCGAGCAGGCTGCCGTCCTTCTCGAACACCACCGCGGTGTTGTGGTACAGGCCGGCGGCGCGGCGCTCGAACAGCGAGGCGACCAGCACCACGCCGTGGCGCCTGGCCAGCGCGCCGAGGCGCTCGGTGCTGGGGCCGGGAATCGGCTCGGCCAGATCGAATTCGTCCACCGACTCGTGCTGGCAGAAGTAGGCGCCGTTGTGCAGTTCCTGCAGCAGCACCAGCTGTGCGCCCTGCGCCGCGGCCTCGGCCACGCGCGATTCGATGACCGCCAGATTCGCCGCGGCATCGCCATGGTTGCGCTCCTGGATCAGCGCGACGGAAAGAGTGTTTCGGCTCATTGCGGAAGGATGGTCGGCGAAAGCGCGCATGGTAACGCGGATGGCGGCGCGGCAGGTTCCCGGCAGATGAATGCGGCCTGGGTCGAGTGGCCGCGTTCGCGGGGCTCAACGCTGGAGCCGCCAGCGTCGTGCGGCGCCGAATTCGGTCCGTTACCCGAGTGCTGCAGAAGGGGCGGAAGCCTGGCGTTCTGCCGCCATCGCCCGCCACCGGAGCGGAATCATCCGGTGGCGTGGCATGGCGGTCCTGCAGGGCGATGCGACTCTGTAAAGCCGCACGCCTTCGGCCAGCGAACGCGGCTCAGGCCGCCAGCACGCCCTCGGGCAGCTGCATGGTGATGCAGTGCAGGCTGCCGTTCTGCCAGATCAGCGCGCGGCACGGAATCGGCACGATCTCATGCTGCGGGAACGCCTGCGCCATCACCGCCTGCGCCTGTACATCGGCGGCATCGCCATAGGCCGGCATCAGCACCGCACCGTTGACGATCAGGAAGTTGGCGTAGGACGCGGCCAGGCGCCGGCCGTGGTCGAGCACCGGCTGCGCCCACGGCAGCGGGAACAGGCGGTACGGGCGGCCGTCGGCGGTGCGCAGCGCCGCCAGTTCGGCGCCCATCGCCTGCAGCTCGGCGTAGTGCGAATCGCCGGCGTCGTCGCAGGCCTGGTAGACGATCGCGTCGGTGCTGGCGAAGCGGGCGAGGGTATCGATATGCGCGTCGGTGTCGTCGCCTTCCAGGTAGCCGTGGTCCAGCCACAGCACCCGCTGCTGTGCCAGCCAGTCGGCCAGGTCCTGGCTCAGCGATTCGCGCGAGCGCTGCGGATGGCGTTCGTGCAGGCACTGCCAGGTGGTCAGCAGGGTGCCGGCGCCGTCGCTGTCGATCGCGCCGCCTTCCAGCGCGAAATCGATGCTGCGCACATCGCTGTGCGCAAACAGCCGCTGCGCCGCCAGTGCGCTCACCAGCTGGTCGTCGCGGCTGGCCTGGAACTTGCCGCCCCAGCCGGTGAAGCGAAAGTCCAGCAGCTGGAAGCCGCCG includes these proteins:
- a CDS encoding TraB/GumN family protein yields the protein MNELSQAGDDALFAGQPYRIVERDGVRYTLLGTAHVSLASVAAVERAIDSGRFDAVAVELDPQRLQALTDPDALTKLDLVQVIRKGRVALFAANLALAAYQRRLAEQLGIEPGAELKRAVLLARERQLPVYLIDREVGLTFKRASGRLGFFGKLKLGSGLLGGLFASDEVGEAEIEKLKQGDMLEASFGDFASESPALYDTIIAERDRYMATRLREEHAQRAAPSQTPVAPPDPLHSARAEDVRDVLAVVGAGHLAGLARHLQDDQDDPATLRKALEDVPTKKKVPWITLTLTALVLGGVAWGYWRGGFALGTDLLLQWVLFTGGLAGLGCLLAGGHPLSIVAGAIAAPLKPFRPGVPAGAFSALVEVHMRKPAYGDFLALRDDAQNLRGWYRNRVSRVVLTFLLTNLGSMLGVWLAGFRIFGKLAG
- a CDS encoding carbon-nitrogen hydrolase; the protein is MSRNTLSVALIQERNHGDAAANLAVIESRVAEAAAQGAQLVLLQELHNGAYFCQHESVDEFDLAEPIPGPSTERLGALARRHGVVLVASLFERRAAGLYHNTAVVFEKDGSLLGKYRKMHIPDDPGFYEKFYFTPGDLGFTPIQTSVGRLGVLVCWDQWYPEAARLMALAGAELLLYPTAIGWDPSDTQAEQERQRDAWILSHRGHAVANGVPVLSCNRVGHEASPLAADGVVGAAGIQFWGNSHVLGPQGEFIAEAGAEPTVLVCDVDLQRSEHVRRIWPFLRDRRIDAYGDLLKRYID
- a CDS encoding efflux RND transporter permease subunit, translated to MSVAEFSIRRPITTIMCFVSLVVVGLIAAFRLPLEALPDISAPFLFVQLPYTGSTPDEVERNLVRPTEEALATMTGIKRMRSTATADGANIFIEFSDWDRDIAIAASDARERIDAIRADLPSDLQRYHVFKWSSSDEPVLKVRLAGAADLTGAYDMLDREFKRRLERIPGVAKVEVSGAPPNEVEIAIAPDRLSAHNLSLNDLSERLGKLNFSLSAGQIDDHGQRLRVQPVGELRDLQELRDLVIDNKGLRLGDIAEIRLKPTRMNYGRRLDGRPAVGLDVYKERSANLVEVSRAVLADVEQIRTQPALSDVQVKVIDNQGKAVTSSLSELAEAGGVGLLLSVTVLFFFLRHWPSTLMVTLAIPICFTITLGFMYFAGVTLNILTMMGLLLAVGMLVDNAVVVVESIYQERERMPDQPQLASIVGTRNVAIALSAGTLCHCIVFVPNLFGETNNISIFMAQIAITISVSLLASWLVAVSLIPMLSARMRTPALVRSERGLIPRLQRRYARVLRWSLAHRGWSVAAIALITALSVLPMLQTKKDMFGGDGGEQIFIGYQWKGSYTREQLSTEVAKLERFIDARRQRYHVTQVYSWFSEVEGSSTTLTVDLKKVHDLQALIEQIRKELPRSALADYSVGSNGNGNGQGSGAQSVQVQLVGDSTQALRAIADDVLPLLARRKELRDVRVDTGDRTTELAVRVDRDRASAFGFNAEQVASFVGLALRGASLREFRRGDTEVPVWVRFAGAEETTPEDLDSFNVRTKDGRSVPLLSLVDVQTRPAATQIGRTNRQTTLTITANLGVKVTPAEAKQAMEDTLKGVGFPAGYHYSFDGADGQDEDKAGQQMLFNLLIALLMIYVVMAAVFESLLFPAAIMSGVLFSIFGVFWLFWITGTNFGIMAFIGILVLMGVVVNNGIVMIEHINNLRRRGMGRTEALVEGSRERLRPIMMTMGTAILAMVPISLTTTQMFGDGPAYYPMARAIAGGLAFSTVVSLLFLPTIYAILDDLSGGVAHLVRRARGGRGVPAPQLS
- a CDS encoding agmatine deiminase family protein — translated: MTDRLRLPAEWEPQSAILIAWPHAGTDWAERLAEVEETYIALVAAIVRYQRVLICVADADLQIYAEARLRSARVDMQRVRFVEADYDDTWLRDSGPITLARADGGFQLLDFRFTGWGGKFQASRDDQLVSALAAQRLFAHSDVRSIDFALEGGAIDSDGAGTLLTTWQCLHERHPQRSRESLSQDLADWLAQQRVLWLDHGYLEGDDTDAHIDTLARFASTDAIVYQACDDAGDSHYAELQAMGAELAALRTADGRPYRLFPLPWAQPVLDHGRRLAASYANFLIVNGAVLMPAYGDAADVQAQAVMAQAFPQHEIVPIPCRALIWQNGSLHCITMQLPEGVLAA